A window of the Deinococcus gobiensis I-0 genome harbors these coding sequences:
- a CDS encoding septal ring lytic transglycosylase RlpA family protein, producing the protein MKELLKKALLGLTLVLGAAPVADAASYRQHGQAVYYGGRYDRATRMTAAHRTLPFGTWVRVTHRTTGRSVVVKINDRGPFGNSRRVIDLSRTAAARLGITHQGVAPVTVTVIRRR; encoded by the coding sequence ATGAAGGAGCTGCTGAAGAAGGCCCTGCTGGGCCTGACGCTGGTGCTGGGCGCGGCCCCGGTCGCCGACGCCGCGAGCTACCGCCAGCACGGCCAGGCGGTGTACTACGGCGGGCGCTACGACCGCGCCACGCGCATGACGGCCGCGCACCGCACGCTGCCCTTCGGGACCTGGGTACGCGTCACCCACCGCACGACGGGGCGCAGCGTGGTCGTGAAGATCAACGACCGGGGACCCTTCGGCAACAGCCGGCGCGTGATCGACCTGTCGCGTACGGCGGCCGCGCGCCTGGGCATCACGCACCAGGGGGTCGCGCCGGTCACGGTCACGGTGATCCGGCGGCGCTGA
- the pepF gene encoding oligoendopeptidase F: MTNQKVALPARADAPREQTWDIEALYPSVQAWEAEAQALPAAIDALAAYAGTLGGSPEALLLYLKVSDDLELRLARFFSYASMGASVDGRDAEAAARRDRASTVSARYGSVSAFVKPELLALDEAKLRGWLDTPEFRDHRVRLERVLRGKAHVRSAEVEELLGAVQAPFASERGIHPALANMDLRFGTAGGEAVTQGNVDRLTSAPEREVRREAWENYADAHLAVRHSQAAMYATNVRQNVFLARARNYPDAITATLAPDRIPTEVVTTLLDTYRANTPTWHRYWRVRREWLGLSELREYDVKAALVPPREVSYAQAVGWIEGGMAPLGEDYVRDMVSGLTTERWVDYAENEGKRQGAYSNGGGRVKPYIFMTWNGTVGSYSTLAHEIGHSMHSLLSTREHPYSVPRYTLFHAEVASNFNQAMVRRHLMQEARAAGDVDFEVALIEEALGNFHRYFFIMPTLAAFELEAYRRVEAGGTLSAPDLITLTADLLSQGYGDGVTMDRERSGILWAQFSTHLYANFYAYQYATGISAAHQLLEQFTAAPDTARETYLRFLKSGGSLDPIEALREAGVDMLSPEPVQATFRTLAGYVDRLEELLLKRKN, encoded by the coding sequence ATGACCAACCAAAAGGTGGCGTTGCCCGCCCGCGCCGACGCGCCGCGCGAGCAGACCTGGGACATCGAGGCCCTCTACCCCAGCGTGCAGGCCTGGGAAGCCGAGGCCCAGGCCCTGCCCGCCGCCATCGACGCCCTGGCCGCCTACGCGGGCACGCTGGGGGGCAGCCCCGAGGCCCTGCTGCTGTACCTCAAGGTCAGCGACGACCTCGAACTGCGGCTGGCCCGCTTCTTCTCGTACGCCAGCATGGGCGCGAGCGTGGACGGCCGCGACGCCGAGGCCGCCGCCCGCCGTGACCGCGCCAGCACCGTCAGTGCCCGCTACGGCAGCGTCTCGGCCTTCGTGAAGCCCGAGCTTCTGGCGCTCGACGAGGCTAAGTTGCGCGGCTGGCTCGACACCCCCGAGTTCCGCGACCACAGGGTGCGTCTGGAGCGTGTATTGCGCGGCAAGGCCCATGTCCGCTCGGCCGAGGTCGAGGAACTGCTCGGCGCGGTGCAGGCCCCCTTCGCCAGCGAGCGCGGCATCCATCCGGCGCTCGCCAACATGGACCTGCGCTTCGGGACGGCGGGCGGCGAGGCCGTGACCCAGGGCAACGTGGACCGCCTGACCTCCGCCCCCGAGCGTGAGGTGCGCCGCGAGGCCTGGGAAAACTACGCCGACGCCCACCTCGCCGTGCGGCACTCGCAGGCCGCGATGTACGCGACCAACGTGCGCCAGAACGTCTTCCTGGCCCGCGCCCGGAACTACCCCGACGCCATTACGGCGACGCTGGCCCCCGACCGCATTCCCACCGAGGTCGTGACCACGCTGCTCGATACCTACCGCGCCAACACGCCGACCTGGCACCGCTACTGGCGCGTGCGCCGCGAGTGGCTGGGCCTGAGCGAACTGCGCGAGTACGACGTGAAGGCCGCCCTGGTCCCCCCCCGCGAGGTGAGCTACGCCCAGGCCGTGGGGTGGATCGAAGGCGGAATGGCCCCGCTGGGCGAGGACTACGTGCGCGACATGGTCTCGGGCCTGACCACCGAGCGCTGGGTGGACTACGCCGAGAACGAGGGCAAGCGTCAGGGTGCCTACAGCAACGGCGGCGGCCGGGTCAAGCCGTACATCTTCATGACCTGGAACGGCACGGTGGGCAGCTACAGCACCCTGGCCCACGAGATCGGCCACTCTATGCACTCGCTCCTGAGCACCCGCGAGCACCCCTACAGCGTGCCGCGTTACACGCTGTTCCACGCCGAGGTCGCCAGCAACTTCAACCAGGCGATGGTGCGCCGCCACCTCATGCAGGAGGCCCGCGCCGCCGGCGACGTGGACTTCGAGGTGGCCCTGATCGAGGAAGCGCTGGGCAACTTCCACCGCTACTTCTTCATCATGCCCACGCTGGCCGCCTTCGAGCTGGAGGCCTACCGCCGCGTCGAGGCGGGCGGCACCCTCTCGGCCCCCGACCTCATCACCCTGACGGCCGACCTGCTCTCGCAGGGCTACGGCGACGGCGTGACGATGGACCGCGAGCGCAGCGGCATCCTCTGGGCGCAGTTCTCCACGCACCTGTACGCCAACTTCTACGCCTACCAGTACGCGACCGGCATCAGTGCGGCGCATCAGCTTCTCGAACAGTTCACGGCCGCGCCCGACACCGCCCGCGAGACCTACCTGCGTTTCCTGAAGTCCGGCGGCAGCCTCGATCCTATCGAAGCGCTGCGCGAGGCCGGCGTGGATATGCTCTCGCCCGAGCCGGTGCAGGCGACCTTCCGTACCCTGGCGGGCTACGTGGACCGCCTCGAAGAGCTGCTGCTGAAGCGCAAGAACTGA
- a CDS encoding YbjN domain-containing protein: MTMETALLTLDTLAKYLKEKEVQLDMEENNGQRFIRMGWRFEMGDAAVLVSVNDGPNNTSRLEITCVTQKQYVDRRNEVAMMLNDRNRERAFARSIDTDGNVWLEYVGFYPTLAEMPQETFDTLFGGVLMHFQDDYATLEGYVPGPQLQQPQA, translated from the coding sequence ATGACGATGGAAACTGCACTGCTGACGCTGGACACGCTGGCCAAGTACCTGAAGGAAAAGGAAGTCCAGCTGGATATGGAAGAGAACAACGGCCAGCGCTTCATCCGCATGGGGTGGCGCTTCGAAATGGGCGACGCCGCCGTGCTGGTGTCGGTCAACGACGGCCCGAACAACACCAGCCGCCTGGAAATCACCTGCGTGACCCAGAAGCAGTACGTGGACCGCCGCAACGAAGTGGCCATGATGCTCAACGACCGTAACCGCGAGCGCGCCTTCGCCCGCAGCATCGACACCGACGGCAACGTCTGGCTGGAGTACGTGGGCTTCTACCCCACCCTGGCCGAGATGCCCCAGGAAACCTTCGACACGCTGTTCGGCGGTGTGCTGATGCACTTCCAGGACGACTACGCCACCCTCGAAGGCTACGTGCCCGGCCCGCAGCTCCAGCAGCCCCAGGCCTGA